The genomic interval ATTCCATACACACCCTGGAAATCTTGAAGCTGTAAGGTAGGTTCAACGTTATTTTAAGTTTTCTGAGTCCACAAAAGGAACTCACGACATGAGAAGGGGATCAATTGAAACAATGGATAACCATTGTGTTAGAAGGTTATTAAGAAGAACACGTTGTTGACCAGAGGTACTATTTTCTCTGCTTAAGTTTCTTGCCCAGTTCTTCAATAGACCGAATTGCCTTAGACTGCTTATTTCTAAGCGGAGTTTCCCCCCGCGTTTCTGCCCGCAAGACTTGCCCGTCGAAGGGTATAAGACTGAGCATAAGCATATCATTATTTTCAGCGAATTTTCTGATGGAACTGCCTTCAACTTCGTTGGCTACTTTGTTTCCAACAAGAAAAATTCGTTTGATGCCAGCATCTTCAGCCAAGTTATAAATTCTTTTTGCAATTTCTAGCGATTTTACAGTCGGATCTGTTACAACCAACATCGTATCTACATGTCTTGCCGTTCCTCTGCCTAAGTGCTCAATACCTGCTTCCATGTCTACAACAACTGCTTCGTCACGTTCTACGATTAGATAGCGAAGTAAAGCACGAATAACGGCGTTTGCAGAGCAAGTACATCCAGAGCCCATCGACTTTACGGTGCTCATTACAACAAGGTTCACTCCATATGGTGTTTCAACTGAAAAATCGCGAACAATATCATCAACTGCGAAAGAAAGCCGATAGACGCCGGAAAACTCTGTTCCAGTCTTCGACTCGATCAGGGGTCTATTTTCAGATATAGGCACTATTTCGCGTGCCTTTTCTAAGGGAACGCCTAGCGTCAAAGCTAGATTTGGGGAAGGATCTGCGTCGATAGCAATTGTTTTGAAGCCTTTCTTGGCGAAGGAATACGCTAGGGCTCCAGCAACTAAGGTTTTGCCTACTCCACCCTTCCCAGAGACAGCGATTTTCATAGGTGCTCCTTCAAGTTTTGACATTCAGTTTACAGGACTATTTGTGGTAGTTATTTTGCTGAAGCAATAGTTAACCGTTCGGAACTTACGTCGATCTCGATGATTCTACAGTTCTCAAATGTTTTGGAAGCACCCATGACGTTTTTTACAAACACTTTGTCTGCTTCAACTTTTGCGTAGATTACGTCCTTGTGAACGATTTCTTTTCCGAGAAAGACTGTAAACTCGCACATGTTAGATCAGCTCAAGCTAGGAGAGAGATATGATATAAAACTTGTGGCAATGCTATCAAATTGCCAGAGCTTGCCAGATTTAAGGACAAAAGCCCGAAAACTGAACTGGGCTACTGCATGCATGCCCTTTAACCAAAAAATGTGAGAAACAAGCTTATACGTAAAGCATAAAAGACTAGAGTCAAAAGAAGTATTTTGCTATAGCAATCAGGTAATAACATGACATACACCTTAACCATGGACGACCTAAGCTTCAAAGACAAGGTAGCCTTAGTTAGAGTAGACTTTAACTCTCCAATAGATCCTGACAAAAAGGAGATTCTGGAAGATACACGAATCCGAGCCCATGGCGAGACTACAATAAAAGAACTTTCTAAAAAAGGTGCTAAGGTTGTAGTATTGGCTCATCAAGGGAGACCAAGCGAACCTGACTTTATTCCACTCAAGCAACATGCGAAAGCTCTCGGTAGAATCCTTGGCAAACCAGTAAAATACGTAAACGACCTCTTTGGAGAAAAAGCGCAAGACGCTATC from Candidatus Bathyarchaeota archaeon carries:
- a CDS encoding cobyrinic acid a,c-diamide synthase is translated as MKIAVSGKGGVGKTLVAGALAYSFAKKGFKTIAIDADPSPNLALTLGVPLEKAREIVPISENRPLIESKTGTEFSGVYRLSFAVDDIVRDFSVETPYGVNLVVMSTVKSMGSGCTCSANAVIRALLRYLIVERDEAVVVDMEAGIEHLGRGTARHVDTMLVVTDPTVKSLEIAKRIYNLAEDAGIKRIFLVGNKVANEVEGSSIRKFAENNDMLMLSLIPFDGQVLRAETRGETPLRNKQSKAIRSIEELGKKLKQRK
- a CDS encoding CooT family nickel-binding protein is translated as MCEFTVFLGKEIVHKDVIYAKVEADKVFVKNVMGASKTFENCRIIEIDVSSERLTIASAK